In the genome of Sorangium aterium, one region contains:
- a CDS encoding sigma-70 family RNA polymerase sigma factor translates to MRTPEDRLLAEGLDLLQLVAKRIARRLGRRIPVEDLVALGHPALLEIVRTHDPSRSTFEAYAKRKLRWAIFDGVRRETRWRSAAARASALAASARFAEGRGAEDDADAPATQEAYAARLGDLLAGHAAAMALGLLSSHGDVAAVPDAADDPEERASRAELAQAVRHAVSELPERERALVERHYFDDERFDQIAQDLGISKSWASRLHSQAIERLGELLRTAR, encoded by the coding sequence GTGCGCACTCCGGAAGACCGGCTGCTCGCCGAGGGGCTCGACCTGCTTCAGCTGGTCGCGAAGCGCATCGCGCGCCGTCTGGGCCGCCGCATCCCGGTGGAGGACCTCGTCGCGCTGGGGCACCCGGCGCTGCTCGAGATCGTGCGGACCCACGATCCGAGCCGATCCACCTTCGAGGCCTACGCCAAGAGGAAGCTCCGGTGGGCCATCTTCGACGGCGTCCGGAGGGAGACGCGCTGGCGTTCCGCGGCCGCGCGGGCCAGCGCGCTCGCTGCGTCGGCGCGCTTCGCCGAGGGGCGCGGGGCGGAGGACGACGCCGACGCGCCTGCCACGCAGGAGGCCTACGCCGCGCGGCTCGGCGATCTGCTCGCAGGCCACGCGGCCGCGATGGCGCTCGGCCTGCTCTCGAGCCACGGGGACGTCGCCGCAGTCCCCGACGCCGCGGACGACCCGGAGGAGCGCGCCTCTCGCGCCGAGCTCGCGCAGGCCGTGCGTCACGCCGTGAGCGAGCTCCCGGAGCGCGAGCGCGCCCTCGTGGAGCGCCACTACTTCGACGACGAGCGCTTCGATCAGATCGCGCAGGATCTCGGGATCAGCAAGAGCTGGGCGAGCCGGTTGCACAGCCAGGCCATCGAGCGCCTGGGCGAGCTGCTCCGCACAGCGCGCTGA
- a CDS encoding arginine N-succinyltransferase, whose product MVSFEIRAAVTGDEEQLLYVARHLNSVNLPNNRDAIHEIVAESHKSFNGTIQDPRLRQYVFVLVDLTKGEKGMIVGTSMIIAQLGRRGVPYIFFDVLDEEKYSATIDKHFHHTVLRIGYSYNGPTEIGGLVLMPEYRQGPERLGTMISYVRFLYMAARSALFQEEILAELMPPLEPDGTSHLWEALGRKFTDMSYADADLLSKKNKEFIKGLFPEGTIYASLLREDAQRVIGKVGSQTRGVEKLLRRVGFRYAHRVDPFDGGPHFTARMDEISLVSDTRRAKAGRPFTPSPSDPKGILAIERPDAPYFRAVSASLRDEGELGMAIAEDAWKHLELQPRSPIWVLPMP is encoded by the coding sequence ATGGTCTCGTTCGAGATACGCGCAGCCGTGACCGGCGACGAGGAACAGCTCCTCTATGTCGCGCGCCACCTGAACTCGGTCAACCTGCCGAACAACCGTGACGCAATCCACGAGATCGTCGCCGAGAGCCACAAGAGCTTCAACGGGACGATCCAGGATCCCCGCCTCCGCCAATACGTCTTCGTCCTCGTCGACCTGACGAAGGGCGAGAAGGGCATGATCGTCGGGACGTCGATGATCATCGCGCAGCTCGGCCGGCGCGGCGTCCCCTACATCTTCTTCGACGTGCTCGACGAGGAGAAGTACTCGGCCACGATCGACAAGCACTTCCATCATACGGTGCTGCGCATCGGCTACTCGTACAACGGCCCCACGGAGATCGGCGGGCTCGTGCTCATGCCGGAGTACCGGCAGGGGCCCGAGCGGCTCGGCACGATGATCTCCTATGTTCGCTTCCTCTACATGGCCGCGCGATCCGCGCTGTTCCAGGAGGAGATCCTCGCGGAGCTGATGCCCCCGCTCGAGCCGGATGGGACAAGCCACCTCTGGGAAGCGCTCGGGCGCAAGTTCACCGACATGAGCTATGCCGACGCGGATCTCCTCTCCAAGAAGAACAAGGAGTTCATCAAGGGGCTCTTCCCTGAGGGAACCATCTACGCCTCGCTGCTCCGCGAGGACGCGCAGCGCGTGATCGGCAAGGTCGGATCGCAGACCCGTGGGGTGGAGAAGCTGCTCCGCCGCGTCGGCTTCCGTTACGCCCACAGGGTCGATCCGTTCGACGGAGGGCCGCACTTCACCGCCCGCATGGACGAAATCTCGCTCGTGAGCGATACGCGCCGGGCGAAGGCGGGCCGCCCGTTCACCCCGAGCCCGTCGGATCCGAAGGGCATTCTCGCGATCGAGCGCCCGGACGCCCCTTATTTTCGCGCGGTCTCCGCGAGCCTCCGCGATGAGGGAGAGCTCGGCATGGCGATCGCCGAGGACGCCTGGAAGCACCTCGAGCTTCAGCCTCGCTCGCCGATCTGGGTCCTGCCCATGCCGTGA
- a CDS encoding sigma-54-dependent transcriptional regulator, whose product MSKILVVDDQRNMRTTLAMMLRGAGYEVDEAADGSQGADLGAKGAYDVVLTDLRMGGFDGIGVLRAVKESNANTEVIVMTAYGTIESAVEAMRLGAFDYIQKPFSEQELLVKAERAIQNRKLTGEVQLLASEFKERYRFENIVGRSQAVREVLGRIVKVAPTDATVLITGESGTGKELVAKAIHANSKRADRPFVPVNCAAISETLLESELFGHARGSFTGAISARKGLFEEADGGTFFFDEIAETPLTFQAKLLRAIQENEIRRVGENKPINVDVRIIAATNQELLTAVSEKRFRQDLYYRLNVARFVLPPLRSRREDIPILWEFFLEKYNRKMSCRARAADGVVEALTQYDFPGNIRELENMVEQAVALSGGGVISVDDVLPAAVQPKRAPEAGGRLLADVVDCAERQAIEAALRECDGSRERAAEVLGISATTLWRKMTRLAITYPPG is encoded by the coding sequence ATGTCGAAGATTCTTGTCGTCGATGACCAGCGGAACATGCGGACCACGCTCGCGATGATGCTGCGTGGCGCCGGGTACGAGGTCGATGAAGCGGCGGACGGCAGCCAGGGCGCCGATCTGGGCGCCAAGGGGGCGTACGACGTCGTGCTCACCGACCTCCGGATGGGCGGCTTCGACGGGATCGGCGTCCTGCGCGCGGTGAAGGAGTCGAACGCGAACACGGAGGTCATCGTGATGACCGCGTACGGCACCATCGAGAGCGCGGTGGAGGCGATGCGGCTCGGCGCGTTCGACTACATCCAGAAGCCCTTCTCGGAGCAGGAGCTCCTCGTGAAGGCAGAGCGCGCGATCCAGAACCGCAAGCTCACCGGAGAGGTGCAGCTGCTCGCCAGCGAGTTCAAGGAGCGCTACCGGTTCGAGAACATCGTCGGCCGCTCGCAGGCGGTCCGCGAGGTGCTCGGCCGGATCGTCAAGGTCGCGCCGACCGACGCGACGGTGCTCATCACCGGCGAGAGCGGCACCGGCAAGGAGCTCGTCGCCAAGGCCATCCACGCCAACAGCAAGCGCGCCGACCGCCCGTTCGTGCCGGTGAACTGCGCCGCCATCAGCGAGACGCTCCTCGAGAGCGAGCTGTTCGGCCACGCGCGGGGCTCGTTCACGGGCGCGATCTCGGCGAGGAAAGGGCTGTTCGAGGAGGCCGACGGGGGCACGTTCTTCTTCGACGAGATCGCCGAGACCCCGCTCACCTTCCAGGCGAAGCTGCTCCGCGCGATCCAGGAGAACGAGATCCGGAGGGTAGGCGAGAACAAACCCATCAACGTCGACGTGCGCATCATCGCCGCGACGAACCAGGAGCTCCTGACCGCGGTGTCGGAGAAGCGGTTCCGCCAGGACCTCTATTACCGGCTGAACGTCGCGCGCTTCGTGCTCCCGCCGCTCCGCTCGCGTCGCGAGGACATCCCGATCCTCTGGGAGTTCTTCCTGGAGAAGTACAACCGCAAGATGAGCTGCCGCGCCCGCGCCGCCGACGGCGTCGTCGAGGCGCTGACGCAGTACGACTTCCCCGGCAACATCCGCGAGCTCGAGAACATGGTCGAGCAAGCGGTGGCCCTCTCGGGCGGCGGCGTCATCAGCGTCGACGACGTGCTGCCCGCCGCGGTGCAGCCGAAGCGCGCGCCAGAAGCCGGCGGCAGGCTGCTCGCCGACGTCGTCGACTGCGCCGAGCGCCAGGCGATCGAGGCCGCGCTGCGGGAGTGCGACGGCAGCCGGGAACGCGCCGCCGAGGTGCTCGGGATCAGCGCGACCACGCTGTGGCGCAAGATGACCCGCCTGGCGATCACGTATCCCCCGGGCTGA
- the lepB gene encoding signal peptidase I: MLAPPEMSEPSVPQPAVEAAAVCLQPDKAGLFMLRSDRAFARRAYQRVAPFGRSLLKLLAALAILTLGRSTLADQYHVPTGSMWPTIAPGDRILVDKVAYGLRVPLMEHYLFERSGPSAGDVVLFADPRGGPTLLVKRVIALPGQTVMLRRGVLYVDGAAQALEQRGDGTRVEHLGQVTHAAGETDFDAFGPVVVPPDHLFVMGDNRAASLDSRAMGAVPRELLRGRVLRVVYHYDAAGFDLSRALRSVD; this comes from the coding sequence ATGCTAGCCCCGCCAGAGATGAGCGAGCCGAGCGTTCCCCAGCCGGCGGTGGAGGCCGCGGCGGTGTGCCTCCAGCCCGACAAGGCCGGACTTTTCATGCTTCGATCCGATCGGGCGTTCGCGCGGCGCGCCTACCAGAGGGTCGCGCCGTTCGGGCGGAGCCTCCTCAAGCTCCTCGCGGCGCTCGCGATCCTCACGCTGGGTCGCTCGACGCTCGCGGACCAGTACCACGTGCCCACCGGCTCGATGTGGCCGACGATCGCCCCGGGTGATCGCATCCTCGTCGACAAGGTCGCCTACGGGCTCCGCGTCCCGCTCATGGAGCATTACCTGTTCGAGCGCAGCGGGCCGAGCGCCGGCGACGTGGTGCTCTTCGCGGATCCGCGCGGCGGCCCCACCCTCCTCGTCAAGCGGGTGATCGCGCTCCCCGGTCAGACGGTGATGCTCCGGCGAGGCGTGCTGTACGTCGACGGCGCGGCGCAAGCGCTAGAGCAGCGCGGGGACGGCACGAGGGTGGAGCACCTCGGCCAGGTCACGCACGCGGCCGGCGAGACCGACTTCGACGCGTTCGGTCCGGTCGTCGTCCCGCCGGACCACCTCTTCGTGATGGGCGACAACCGCGCCGCGTCGCTCGACAGCCGAGCGATGGGCGCGGTGCCGAGAGAGCTCCTGCGCGGCCGTGTGCTCCGCGTCGTCTATCACTACGACGCCGCGGGCTTCGATCTGTCACGCGCTCTGCGGAGCGTGGACTGA
- the bfr gene encoding bacterioferritin: protein MKGAKDVVDALNEVLAAELVAINQYFLHAKMCSHWGFVTLAARGRAESIDEMKHADAIIERILFLDGLPNLQRLDTLHIGQSVPEQLKSDLDLEYNAVKRLNSSIALCRDRGDRTSEELLARILESEEEHIDWLETQIGLIEKLGETAYLAQQIRE from the coding sequence ATGAAGGGTGCAAAAGACGTCGTTGATGCGTTGAACGAGGTGCTTGCAGCAGAGCTCGTCGCGATCAACCAGTATTTTCTGCACGCGAAGATGTGCTCGCACTGGGGCTTCGTCACGCTCGCTGCGCGCGGGCGCGCCGAGTCGATCGACGAGATGAAGCACGCCGATGCGATCATCGAGCGCATCCTCTTCCTGGACGGGCTGCCCAACCTGCAGCGCCTGGACACCCTGCACATCGGGCAGAGCGTGCCGGAGCAGCTCAAGAGCGACCTCGATCTCGAGTACAACGCGGTCAAGCGGCTCAACTCCTCGATCGCGCTCTGCCGCGACAGGGGCGATCGCACCAGCGAGGAGCTCCTGGCCAGGATCCTCGAGTCCGAGGAGGAGCACATCGACTGGCTCGAGACACAGATCGGGCTGATCGAGAAGCTCGGCGAGACAGCCTACCTCGCCCAGCAGATCCGCGAGTAG
- the ftsH gene encoding ATP-dependent zinc metalloprotease FtsH encodes MRSLWIVLVLVLGSALLLQVMAASDGRIPYARFRSLAESGELAEIEIRDDVYIGRAVPGLSARAPQSYRTGRIEQTEKDLLADLDRRRIPYTRVADELGLPPYLWLLLPLAGLVAMGHLASRRAATAGTISGAATAFGKHKARLYEERGAIATFRDVAGNAEAKTELGEIVDFLKAPERYEKLGGRMPRGVLLVGPPGTGKTLLARAIAGEASVPFFSASGSEFVEMFVGVGAARVRDLFSQAREKGHCIVFIDELDAVGKVRGLGGSVGGHDEREQTLNQLLTEMDGFDAHTAMVVIAATNRAEILDPALLRPGRFDRRVHIDRPDLAERKEILAVHAKKVALDPCADLDAVAAQTAGLVGADLANIVNEAALLAARRGAAAVGHSDLEAAIERGLAGLERRGRRLGAREKLVVAYHEVGHALTASLLPTQDPVRKVSIVPRGPGALGYTIQQPREDRYLWSRQEILDRLVVLLGGRVAEEEAVGDLSTGAQDDLLNATELARRMVRELGMGQGVGLSALDPRRPLSFLGEAQGAMPSGAGPRECSDATARAIDAEVARILADAEARARALIQGHRPTLERVAARLYEVETLSGDELREMVARRET; translated from the coding sequence ATGCGGTCGCTCTGGATTGTTCTCGTCCTGGTGCTCGGCTCGGCGTTGCTGCTTCAGGTGATGGCGGCGTCCGACGGCCGGATCCCGTACGCGCGCTTCCGCTCGCTCGCGGAGAGCGGAGAGCTCGCCGAGATCGAGATCCGGGACGACGTGTACATCGGGCGCGCGGTGCCCGGCCTGAGCGCGCGCGCGCCGCAGAGCTACCGCACGGGGCGCATCGAGCAGACCGAGAAGGATCTGCTCGCCGATCTCGACCGGCGACGGATCCCGTACACGCGCGTCGCGGACGAGCTGGGGTTGCCGCCGTACCTCTGGCTGCTGCTGCCGCTCGCCGGTCTGGTCGCGATGGGCCACCTCGCGTCGCGCCGCGCGGCGACGGCAGGGACCATCTCGGGCGCCGCGACCGCCTTCGGCAAGCACAAGGCGCGGCTCTACGAGGAGCGGGGCGCGATCGCGACGTTCCGCGATGTCGCCGGCAACGCCGAGGCGAAGACGGAGCTCGGCGAGATCGTCGACTTCCTCAAGGCGCCCGAGCGCTACGAGAAGCTCGGCGGGCGGATGCCCAGAGGGGTGCTCCTCGTGGGGCCGCCCGGCACGGGCAAGACGTTGCTCGCTCGGGCGATCGCGGGAGAGGCGAGCGTCCCCTTCTTCAGCGCGAGCGGGTCGGAGTTCGTCGAAATGTTCGTCGGCGTCGGCGCCGCGCGCGTGCGCGACCTCTTCTCCCAGGCACGCGAGAAGGGGCACTGCATCGTGTTCATCGACGAGCTCGATGCGGTCGGCAAGGTGCGCGGCCTCGGCGGCTCCGTCGGCGGACACGACGAGCGGGAGCAGACGCTCAACCAGCTCCTGACCGAGATGGATGGGTTCGACGCGCACACGGCCATGGTCGTGATCGCCGCGACGAACCGCGCCGAGATCCTCGATCCGGCGCTCCTCAGGCCAGGGCGGTTCGACCGCCGGGTGCACATCGACCGGCCCGACCTCGCCGAACGGAAGGAGATCCTCGCGGTGCACGCGAAGAAGGTGGCGCTCGATCCCTGCGCGGATCTCGACGCCGTGGCCGCGCAGACAGCGGGGCTCGTCGGCGCCGACCTCGCGAACATCGTCAATGAGGCGGCGCTGCTCGCGGCGCGACGCGGCGCGGCGGCGGTGGGACACAGCGACCTGGAGGCGGCGATCGAGCGCGGGCTCGCGGGGCTAGAGCGCCGTGGCAGGCGGCTCGGAGCGCGCGAGAAGCTCGTCGTCGCCTACCACGAGGTGGGGCACGCGCTGACGGCCTCGCTGCTGCCGACGCAGGATCCTGTGCGCAAGGTGTCCATCGTGCCGCGGGGGCCGGGCGCGCTCGGGTACACGATCCAGCAGCCGCGCGAGGATCGTTACCTGTGGAGCCGACAGGAGATCCTCGATCGGCTGGTCGTGCTGCTGGGCGGGCGCGTCGCCGAGGAGGAGGCCGTCGGAGACCTGTCGACCGGCGCGCAGGACGATCTGCTCAACGCGACCGAGCTCGCGCGTCGCATGGTCCGCGAGCTCGGGATGGGCCAGGGGGTCGGCCTCTCGGCGCTCGATCCGCGCCGGCCGCTGTCGTTCCTCGGCGAAGCGCAGGGCGCGATGCCGTCCGGCGCAGGGCCGCGCGAGTGCAGCGACGCGACCGCGCGCGCGATCGACGCGGAGGTCGCGCGCATCCTCGCGGACGCGGAGGCGCGGGCGCGCGCGTTGATCCAGGGGCACCGGCCGACGCTCGAGCGCGTCGCCGCCCGGCTCTACGAGGTCGAGACCCTGAGCGGCGATGAGCTCAGGGAGATGGTGGCGAGGAGGGAAACGTAG
- a CDS encoding shikimate dehydrogenase — MHLAGYRALGLDFTYIPFAVTDVEGATRGMRALGIRGLGVSMPYKQAVIPLLDELDPVAERIGAVNTIVNDDGRLRGHNTDWIGAVRALEEVTQLRGARVLLLGAGGAARAVAFGLAERGARVTVANRDLEKARQLAAAVGGAAAPLDAAALARDHGVLVNATSLGMAEVDPRSPVPEEALREGLLVMDIVYKPMITELVAAARRRGATAVHGGRMLLHQAAEQFRLYTGREPPLDAMDEALRAQLG; from the coding sequence ATGCACCTCGCCGGCTACCGCGCGCTGGGACTCGATTTTACCTATATCCCTTTTGCGGTGACCGATGTTGAAGGCGCGACGCGCGGGATGCGCGCGCTCGGGATCCGCGGCCTCGGCGTGTCGATGCCCTACAAGCAGGCGGTAATTCCATTGCTCGACGAGCTCGATCCCGTCGCCGAGCGGATCGGGGCGGTCAACACGATCGTGAACGATGACGGGCGCCTCAGGGGCCACAATACCGACTGGATCGGCGCGGTGCGGGCGCTCGAGGAGGTGACGCAGCTCAGGGGCGCGCGGGTGCTGCTCCTCGGCGCCGGCGGCGCGGCGCGCGCGGTCGCGTTCGGGCTCGCGGAGCGCGGCGCCCGCGTCACGGTGGCGAACCGCGATCTCGAGAAGGCGCGGCAGCTCGCGGCGGCAGTCGGCGGGGCGGCCGCGCCGCTCGACGCAGCGGCGCTCGCGCGCGACCACGGCGTCCTCGTGAACGCCACGTCGCTCGGCATGGCCGAGGTCGATCCGCGAAGCCCTGTCCCGGAGGAGGCGTTGCGGGAAGGTCTCCTGGTGATGGACATCGTGTACAAGCCGATGATCACGGAGCTCGTGGCCGCGGCGCGGCGGCGCGGAGCGACCGCCGTTCACGGCGGGAGGATGCTCCTCCACCAGGCTGCAGAGCAGTTCCGGCTGTACACCGGGCGGGAGCCGCCGCTCGATGCCATGGACGAAGCGCTGCGCGCTCAGCTCGGCTGA
- a CDS encoding response regulator encodes MAAIAAGGRLMARMLIVDGENSQRRALSAGLSVEGFEVVFAASFQDAMFTLGSSPVDVAMIDLMMPDLNGLELARHIRHAFPRVRVVLSSAYHLSARQVERADCGAVAFVPKPYQVGEICRFLRAKTSVLAPASC; translated from the coding sequence ATGGCGGCGATCGCCGCAGGAGGACGCTTAATGGCCCGCATGCTGATCGTGGACGGTGAGAATTCCCAGCGTCGCGCTCTTTCGGCAGGGCTAAGCGTCGAGGGGTTCGAGGTCGTGTTCGCCGCCTCGTTCCAGGATGCGATGTTCACCCTCGGCTCGTCTCCGGTCGACGTGGCGATGATCGACCTGATGATGCCGGACCTGAACGGCCTCGAGCTGGCGCGGCACATCCGGCATGCATTCCCGAGGGTGCGGGTCGTGCTCTCCAGCGCCTATCACCTCTCCGCGCGCCAGGTCGAGCGCGCCGACTGCGGCGCGGTGGCCTTCGTCCCCAAGCCTTATCAGGTGGGCGAGATCTGTCGCTTCCTCCGCGCCAAGACGAGCGTGCTCGCGCCCGCGTCGTGCTAG
- the tgt gene encoding tRNA guanosine(34) transglycosylase Tgt, giving the protein MSRTPGFSFSELARDGNARTGVLSTPHGDVLTPTFMPVGTQGSVKTLTPSEVAATGARIVLGNTYHLWLRPGPELVAQLGGLHAFTRWPHAMLTDSGGFQAFSLAERRTLIEDGFVFRSHLDGARKTLTPEVAMEVQGLLGADIAMQLDVCPPGGAPRAEVEEACRLTTRWGKRCLAAKRPSQALFGIVQGGTSVALRTAHADELGALPFDGLALGGFSVGEPIAMMHEVVAQIAPHLDPTRPRYLMGVGTPLDLVHAIGAGVDMFDCVLPTRNARNGQALTQHGKIVIKQARYKEDRSPLDPTCACPTCAGGYSRAYLRHLYMAGEILVLRLLTEHNLHLYGRLMREARAAIAEGRYAAFARAWIGASDAGKANGANDTADTTESTE; this is encoded by the coding sequence ATGAGCCGGACGCCTGGTTTCTCCTTCTCCGAGCTCGCGAGGGACGGGAATGCCCGGACGGGCGTGCTCTCCACGCCGCACGGCGACGTGCTGACCCCGACGTTCATGCCGGTCGGCACCCAGGGCAGCGTGAAGACGTTGACGCCCTCCGAGGTGGCCGCGACCGGCGCGAGGATCGTCCTCGGCAACACGTACCACCTGTGGCTCCGCCCTGGCCCCGAGCTCGTCGCGCAGCTCGGCGGCCTGCACGCGTTCACCCGCTGGCCGCACGCGATGCTCACGGACTCCGGGGGCTTCCAGGCCTTCTCGCTCGCCGAGCGGCGCACCCTCATCGAGGACGGCTTCGTGTTCCGATCGCACCTCGACGGCGCCCGCAAGACGCTCACGCCCGAGGTCGCGATGGAGGTGCAGGGGCTGCTCGGGGCCGACATCGCGATGCAGCTCGACGTGTGCCCGCCGGGCGGCGCGCCGCGCGCAGAGGTCGAGGAGGCGTGTCGCCTGACGACGCGCTGGGGGAAGCGCTGCCTCGCCGCGAAGCGCCCGAGCCAGGCGCTCTTCGGCATCGTGCAGGGCGGCACCTCGGTCGCGCTGCGCACGGCGCACGCCGATGAGCTCGGCGCGTTGCCGTTCGACGGGCTCGCCCTGGGCGGCTTCTCCGTGGGCGAGCCGATCGCGATGATGCACGAGGTGGTCGCGCAGATCGCGCCGCACCTCGACCCGACGCGCCCCCGCTACCTCATGGGCGTGGGGACGCCGCTCGACCTCGTGCACGCCATCGGCGCCGGGGTCGACATGTTCGACTGCGTGCTCCCCACCCGGAACGCGCGGAACGGGCAGGCGCTCACGCAGCACGGCAAGATCGTCATCAAACAGGCCCGCTACAAAGAAGATCGTTCGCCGCTCGATCCGACCTGCGCTTGCCCGACCTGCGCCGGCGGATACAGCCGCGCGTACCTGAGGCACCTCTACATGGCCGGCGAGATCCTGGTGCTGCGCCTGCTGACGGAGCACAACCTCCACCTCTATGGCCGCCTGATGCGAGAGGCGCGCGCGGCGATCGCCGAGGGGAGGTACGCGGCGTTCGCTCGCGCGTGGATCGGCGCGAGCGACGCCGGCAAGGCAAACGGCGCGAACGATACAGCGGACACGACCGAGTCGACCGAGTGA
- the queA gene encoding tRNA preQ1(34) S-adenosylmethionine ribosyltransferase-isomerase QueA, which yields MRCELLDYELPEALIASRPPEERDGARLLLIDRGRGAGEVEHAAIRDLDRHIERGALVIVNDTKVVPARLFGRKRGTGGQVELFLLHRLDGAPAGAEDLGGGPQGSAPRSERWRAMGRASKPIRPGSVLDLERDGALVAEVLERAEDGVLTVQLSSTAGLSVAAAIDAYGHVPLPPYLGRGDDASDRERYQTIFARVPGAVAAPTAGLHLSPGLVERLRANGVEIASVTLHVGLGTFQPVTADDLDLHPMHAEVYSIPDATAGAIAAARDRGAPVIAIGTTVVRALETAADPARAGLVRAQSGETRLLIQPGYRFRVVDALLTNFHLPRSTLLALVFAFAGRERTLLAYRAAIDAGYRFYSYGDAMLIRGVDAP from the coding sequence GTGCGCTGCGAGCTGCTCGACTACGAACTCCCTGAAGCGCTGATCGCTTCGCGGCCCCCCGAGGAGCGCGACGGAGCGAGGCTCCTCCTCATCGATCGGGGCCGCGGAGCGGGCGAGGTCGAGCACGCGGCGATCCGCGATCTCGACCGGCACATCGAGCGCGGCGCGCTCGTCATCGTCAACGACACGAAGGTCGTCCCCGCTCGTCTGTTCGGGAGGAAGCGCGGCACAGGCGGGCAGGTCGAGCTCTTCCTGCTGCACCGGCTGGACGGGGCCCCGGCCGGCGCGGAGGACCTCGGCGGAGGGCCGCAGGGGAGCGCGCCGCGGTCCGAGCGCTGGCGAGCGATGGGGCGCGCCTCCAAGCCGATACGCCCCGGATCGGTGCTCGATCTCGAGCGCGACGGCGCGCTTGTCGCGGAGGTGCTGGAGCGCGCCGAGGACGGCGTGCTCACGGTGCAGCTCTCCTCGACCGCGGGGCTGTCCGTCGCCGCTGCGATCGACGCGTACGGGCACGTCCCGCTCCCGCCCTACCTCGGCCGCGGCGACGACGCGTCCGATCGCGAGCGGTACCAGACCATCTTCGCCCGGGTCCCAGGGGCGGTCGCCGCGCCCACGGCGGGCCTCCACCTCTCACCCGGCCTCGTCGAGCGGCTGCGCGCGAACGGGGTCGAGATCGCGAGCGTCACGCTGCACGTCGGCCTCGGTACGTTCCAGCCGGTCACGGCCGACGATCTCGACCTGCACCCGATGCACGCGGAGGTCTACTCGATCCCGGACGCGACCGCGGGCGCGATCGCGGCGGCGCGCGATCGCGGCGCGCCGGTGATCGCGATCGGCACCACCGTGGTGCGCGCGCTCGAGACGGCCGCCGATCCGGCCCGCGCAGGCCTCGTGCGGGCGCAGTCCGGGGAGACGCGCCTCCTCATCCAGCCGGGCTATCGGTTCCGCGTCGTCGACGCCCTGCTGACCAACTTCCACCTGCCGCGCTCGACGCTGCTCGCGCTGGTGTTCGCCTTCGCCGGCCGCGAGCGCACGCTCCTCGCGTACCGCGCGGCGATCGACGCCGGCTACCGCTTCTACTCGTATGGTGACGCCATGCTGATCCGCGGGGTGGACGCGCCATGA
- a CDS encoding SDR family oxidoreductase, with translation MRLEDTKFVVTGAAQGLGRHYALRLAELGGQVAAGDMNEEGLASLVEASKGLAGKIHARAVNVAVEAEVEAFVRFAHEAMGGLNGLVNNAGILRDGLLVKKDRQTGAVVKLSAAQWQAVIDVNLTGATLMVREVVAKMIETEQKGVIVNISSIARHGNRGQSSYTAAKSALAANTKTWALEFAPFGIRVGAVAPGMIETPMTQGMHQKARDALVAMIPVGRIGVPEDIWQAVRFVIECEYFNGRCIDVDGGLTM, from the coding sequence ATGCGACTCGAGGACACGAAGTTCGTCGTCACAGGTGCTGCCCAGGGGCTGGGTCGCCACTATGCGCTGCGGCTCGCGGAGCTCGGGGGCCAGGTCGCCGCCGGCGACATGAACGAGGAGGGGCTCGCGTCGCTCGTCGAGGCGAGCAAGGGGCTCGCCGGCAAGATCCACGCGCGGGCGGTCAACGTGGCGGTGGAGGCGGAGGTGGAGGCGTTCGTCCGCTTCGCGCACGAGGCGATGGGCGGCCTGAACGGCCTCGTGAACAACGCGGGCATCCTGCGGGACGGCCTGCTGGTCAAGAAGGACCGGCAGACCGGCGCGGTCGTCAAGCTGAGCGCGGCGCAGTGGCAGGCCGTCATCGATGTCAACCTGACGGGGGCCACGCTCATGGTCCGCGAGGTCGTCGCGAAGATGATCGAGACCGAGCAGAAGGGCGTCATCGTCAACATCAGCTCCATCGCGCGCCACGGCAACCGCGGCCAGTCGAGCTACACCGCCGCGAAGAGCGCGCTCGCGGCGAACACGAAGACCTGGGCGCTCGAGTTCGCGCCGTTCGGCATCCGCGTCGGCGCCGTTGCGCCCGGCATGATCGAGACGCCCATGACGCAGGGCATGCACCAGAAGGCGCGCGACGCCTTGGTCGCCATGATCCCTGTGGGCCGCATCGGCGTGCCCGAGGACATCTGGCAGGCCGTGCGCTTCGTGATCGAGTGCGAGTACTTCAACGGCCGCTGCATCGACGTCGACGGCGGCCTCACGATGTGA